A single window of Neospora caninum Liverpool complete genome, chromosome XII DNA harbors:
- a CDS encoding putative PPR repeat-containing protein — MPGMARCGGNLWSMLVHRSPSATLHGDRASPETSLSPSHKAAYLTRDQGRRSAEASQSGALAASSPHSNGKTLNASGGRDQSFFWPVFGGSSLHISGILIPYYICPILPNFPKSSFYSDGAFEPGAVEGPSARVALTSPRKQSVAFEAVDDLPMQFESGRNVVSSRCRSRADLALGPAEATRSESRSVILGRENEIRASRCENKPAFGAETDLPSCESALAAEEGSCRGFPSACNQVSADPVSERPVDSALRLSSSWACREIDCLTSKGGSAPSLRARPRSLSHLFHSRVPRRVQYLLQWSIPNFLVLFIFACVLPACLKYRAPIHIDFGLLVLFLASLQGFVALKSHEEGSKPASRGSAGRESARRASVVRAKPAKEPEDKKASLESDTARDDVCGTAQEPSKQGVAGETLANSLSRLMPQDMLFQMPAATSILGNDGKQRREENGGALSLSLPSNVSVAQCAPEEGCTTRSLADALPACAEAESEARATLKEGNGVDNFQASSSLSKQEEADGAAGKVERCSNALGEPEEEEQGGAVEQSCRKTEIDADTLAVPQGHALVSSEEEGQEDGGGAGHHLPTIFERSETPTEDEDAETLEADAASVDRTDSVEFAAPVACAPSSPISVSPSVSREVDAALLVSGPSPQSQDSEAKGESGKEMEDEAEQREDEPVAEERETKLISDLASSFWGSPLSRASNTRGGGKKAVSFSALLTEDVSKAQVAEQTGETEQPGTPQISEQTGNVSGEAAHEPDFGDGLQRSHRAALSPALALLYDDDAVSVSEEILSLPSPPPCAVGCERSRPLATSLDFPPRGQAFIAEDLREAPREQEDETDEDEIAAKAMATPMHIGVDVDEGGIAANVKSFRSHASLSTSFLLESEDERSDAASGVCPEKLETGEDRPQIHSLVGRLHLPLAALAEDAEFLNQEGEDGDKLLTWKAEDTRNTTADGVCAFSSVSSDTSLLRSQSPCTHGVVPSMVAPGFSGPRASFPLIAESPFPFAGASTASREPGLAFGVEPIERVPRLEGQVGDRCSAGSPGIWGFPSWQSEASSDPNFPFGNLPESLALSPAASLAAAVALGAFEPSRSPAGISVETLLDLDGVEANPRRSVREEPRECKKALSEEECSETDSVFVRGAPFFPESRPAGPPPFGPMHVSPAENGNLRLASQRPSSSPPRPPPPPVSPARSPCPSAQQDEETAPVPVSAAPANNAKQRVALQHYMALVRECHRTRDSRGAIRVLERLQAEGRVAADTQLLNYVLMVCVSANDRVMTGQLFTFMETTGCADLVTYNTLVKSFTGNGELHAAEQVLARMEGRENTLEDELSAAYVSLGIESQSEKGVLKNRPRISPDEVTFNLLVNAAVSAGDPDKAWEYIDRIKKANLRPDKFTISSIIKSLQPAQNQQHTRRAFELMDQIDACEDLVLLSTCIDACARLGDLDRLGALLSRFEKSDLQPNAHAYGTLIKAYGKLGNVARVWELWTEQQRSGVEASNYTLGCMIDCLASNGLMAEAVDLFDKSVAAGSADAVLFSILVKGLARFRNRGVEVALGAYRRLKESDAVPGAAKARGNPSPSRLGGVAEARESRRRGDKRLGNEKGGAVRAPADEDQTCYMKALNTISFNSLLHLCVRSGRLADALELFKDMQSHPHAQPDLITYSTVIKGLCCSSKEHALDAALGLFEQMQKDAKISPDAIVYNTLIQGAATRRNVTLVESLLLHMLQNNVKPSSYTLCQCVKLYGKCGDLARALELALELPRRFNFAMDSYVYTALIAACTHNRAPFLAATLALQATQENQELPPALLLRLANHLQQQRDLAEREAMNSSLRNLPLLKNLCLSEPTGKALGLFGRSLSPADEAKTTVDAIIRLLKRAVGAVGCAPGAKERGDEFASLVHTPFPGEGQKEAVPGGFPNGRNAGAANSKRSKRGTAPPPADRERGERSEKQGVFGTTKRKAGRGQESCEDDVYGVTAHVNVRGFVRQGSDNSHKGYPPQRRQPGNAGPPPAYGKGPAHAPRAGGMPRGGGGFERGVSWQANQVEADVPLNFGCDGKRHVQAKHGNGASSSAITAVGISKEAAKGGRKGPSGGRGAGRNSGRAFDGRTTGLPDKAENVCKEKDFRSRMGHVCLHSHASL, encoded by the exons ctttctccgtcgcaCAAGGCGGCGTACCTGACCCGTGACCAGGGAAGACGGTCTGCCGAGGCGTCCCAAAGCGGTGCCTTGGCTGCGTCCTCTCCCCACTCGAACGGGAAGACTCTGAACGCCAGCGGGGGCCGCGACCAGTCTTTCTTCTGGCCAGTGTTTGGCGGGTCCTCCCTCCACATCTCGGGCATCCTCATCCCGTACTACATCTGTCCCATCCTCCCGAACTTCCCCAAGTCGTCGTTCTACTCCGACGGCGCCTTCGAACCCGGTGCAGTGGAAGGCCCGAGTGCGAGGGTGGCGCTCACAAGCCCCCGCAAACAGAGTGTGGCCTTTGAAGCGGTGGACGATCTCCCCATGCAGTTCGAGAGCGGGCGAAACGTCGTCTCGAGCAGGTGTCGGTCAAGAGCTGACTTGGCGCTCGGCCCGGCCGAAGCGACGCGGAGTGAGAGCCGCAGCGTCATTCTAGGGCGCGAGAACGAGATCCGCGCCTCCAGGTGCGAGAACAAACCGGCTTTTGGCGCCGAAACGGATCTGCCGAGCTGCGAGTCTGCACtcgcagcggaggaaggctCCTGTCGCGGGTTTCCCTCCGCATGCAATCAGGTGTCAGCCGATCCCGTCAGCGAGCGTCCCGTTGACTCCGCCCTGCGactttcctcctcttggGCGTGCAGAGAGATCGACTGTCTGACGTCGAAGGGGGGGTCCGCTCCCTCGCTCCGCGCCCGTCCCCGCAGCTTGAGTCACTTGTTTCACAGTCGGGTCCCCCGACGAGTCCAGTATCTGCTGCAATGGTCTATTCCGAatttcctcgtcctcttcatcttcgcctgcgtcctGCCGGCGTGCCTCAAGTACAGAGCCCCCATCCACATCGATTTCggtctccttgttctcttcctcgccagccTCCAGGGCTTTGTCGCCCTGAAGTCGCACGAGGAAGGCTCGAAGCCAGCGAGTCGCGGATCTGCCGGGCGAGAATCAGCGAGGCGTGCGTCGGTGGTGCGTGCCAAGCCAGCGAAAGAACCGGAAGATAAAAAGGCAAGTTTGGAGAGCGACACGGCGCGCGACGATGTGTGTGGTACAGCGCAAGAGCCGAGCAAACAGGGCGTGGCTGGCGAGACTCTCGCCAACTCCCTCAGTCGCTTGATGCCGCAGGACATGCTGTTTCAGATGCCGGCAGCGACTTCGATTCTCGGCAATGACGgcaaacagagacgcgaagaaaatgGCGGGgccctgtcgctctcgcttccctcaaACGTCTCGGTCGCGCAGTGTGCCCCGGAGGAAGGATGCACCACCCGCAGTCTCGCGGACGCTTTGCCTGCTTGCGCCGAGGCAGAAtcggaggcgagggcgacgctgAAAGAAGGGAATGGCGTGGACAACTTCCAAGCATCTAGCTCTCTCTCAAAGCAAGAAGAGGCTGACGGCGCCGCAGGGAAGGTCGAAAGGTGTTCGAACGCGTTGGGCGAaccggaagaggaagaacaaggcggTGCGGTGGAACAGAGTTGCCGCAAAACAGAGATTGACGCTGACACACTCGCAGTCCCCCAGGGCCATGCGCTCGTTTCgtcggaagaggaaggacaagaggacggaggcggAGCCGGACACCACCTGCCGACAATCTTCGAACGCTCGGAGACGCcaacagaagacgaggacgcggaaACTTTGGAGGCGGACGCTGCGTCCGTTGACCGGACGGATTCTGTCGAATTTGCGGCTCCAGTCGCTTGtgctccttcgtctccgatttctgtgtcgccttctgtcaGCCGCGAGGTCGATGCCGCTCTTCTGGTCTCTGGACCGTCCCCTCAGTCACAAGACtcggaggcgaaaggcgagtCGGGAAAAGAGAtggaagacgaagccgagCAGCGTGAGGACGAGCCGGTTGCGGAGGAGCGTGAGACGAAGCTCATCAGCGACTtggcgtcttctttctgggggtctcctctgtcgcgtgCGTCGAACACTCGTggcggcgggaagaaggcggtgTCCTTTTCCGCACTGCTAACGGAAGACGTTTCGAAAGCGCAAGTCGCGGAGCAGacgggcgagacagagcaaCCAGGGACTCCGCAAATTTCCGAGCAGACGGGAAATGTGTCAGGAGAGGCGGCACACGAGCCCGACTTTGGAGATGGGTTGCAGCGCTCCCACCGTGCAgctctctcgcccgccttGGCGCTTTTATACGATGACGATGCGGTATCCGTCTCGGAGGAAATCTtgtcgctgccttcgccccCGCCGTGTGCCGTGGGTTGCGAGCGGTCCCGTCCGCTCGCGACTTCTCTGGATTTCCCCCCTCGCGGCCAGGCATTTATCGCGGAAGAtctgagagaggcgccgcgcgaaCAAGAAGATGAAaccgacgaggacgagattGCCGCTAAGGCGATGGCCACGCCGATGCACATTGGCGTTGACGTCGACGAGGGCGGGATCGCGGCGAATGTGAAGTCGTTTCGCAgccacgcgtctctctccacctccttCCTGttggagagcgaagacgagcgcaGCGACGCCGCGTCGGGAGTGTGTCCggagaaactggagacgggcgaggacCGCCCGCAGATCCACAGTTTGGTGGGCCGTTTACACCTGCCGCTCGCTGCCTTGGCCGAGGACGCCGAGTTCCTGAACCAAGAGGGCGAAGATGGCGACAAGCTGCTCACGTGGAAGGCTGAAGACACCCGAAACACGACCGCAGACGGCGTGTgtgccttctcgtccgtttcctccgacacgtctctcctgcgttctCAGTCCCCGTGTACTCACGGAGTTGTCCCCTCGATGGTCGCCCCGGGCTTTTCCGGCCCGCGCGCGTCCTTCCCCCTGATCGCCgagtcgccttttcctttcgccGGCGCTTCGACCGCCTCGCGAGAGCCTGGTCTCGCGTTCGGTGTGGAGCCGATCGAGCGAGTGCCGCGCCTCGAGGGCCAGGTGGGAGACAGATGTTCGGCCGGCTCTCCGGGCATCTGGGGCTTCCCTTCTTGGCAGTCCGAGGCGTCGAGTGACCCGAACTTCCCATTTGGAAATCTTCCCGAGTCGCTCGCGTTGTCGCCGgcggcctcgctcgcggcCGCAGTTGCCCTCGGCGCGTTCGAGCCCTCTCGAAGCCCCGCAGGCATCAGCGTCGAGACGCTCCTCGACCTGgacggcgtcgaggcgaATCCGCGACGGAGCGTGCGCGAGGAACCCCGAGAGTGTAAGAAGGCTCTCTCGGAAGAGGAGTGCAGCGAGACCGACTCGGTGTTCGTCCGCGGcgcccctttcttccccgaGTCGCGGCCGGCAGGTCCGCCGCCGTTCGGGCCCATGCACGTTTCTCCAGCGGAGAACGGCAacctccgcctcgcctcgcagcggccttcttcgagtccgcctcggcctccgccgcctcccgtGTCGCCAGCGCGATCGCCCTGTCCCTCTGCCCAgcaggacgaggagacggcgcccgTGCCGGTCTCTGCGGCGCCCGCCAACAACGCAAAGCAGCGCGTGGCTCTGCAGCACTACATGGCCCTCGTTCGCGAGTGCCATCGAACCAGGGACAGTCGCGGGGCGATTCGAGTTCTCGAGCGTCTCCAGGCGGAAGGTCGCGTGGCCGCGGACACGCAGCTGCTGAACTACGTCCTCATGGTCTGCGTGTCCGCCAACGACCGCGTGATGACAG GTCAACTGTTCACGTTCATGGAGACGACGGGATGTGCGGACTTGGTGACGTACAACACCCTCGTGAAGAGTTTCACTGGGAACGGCGAACTGCACGCGGCGGAACAGGTGCTTGCGCGCatggaggggcgagagaacacTCTGGAGGACGAGCTGTCGGCGGCGTACGTGAGTCTCGGAATCGAGAGCCAGTCGGAGAAGGGCGTGCTGAAGAACAGGCCGAGGATATCGCCGGACGAAGTCACGTTCAACCTCCTGGTCAACGCAGCTGTCAGCGCCGGAGACCCCGACAAGGCGTGGGAGTACATTGACCGGATCAAGAAGGCGAACCTCCGCCCGGACAAGTTCACCATCAGCTCCATCATCAAGTCTCTCCAGCCGGCCCAGAACCAGCAGCACACGCGCCGCGCGTTCGAGTTGATGGACCAGATTGACGCGTGTGAAGACCTCGTCCTGTTGAGCACCTGCATCGACGCGTGCGCGCGACTCGGTGACCTCGACCGACTTGGCGCGCTGCTCTCGCGCTTTGAGAAGTCCGACCTGCAGCCGAACGCCCACGCGTACGGCACGCTCATCAAGGCGTACGGGAAACTCGGGAACGTGGCACGGGTCTGGGAGTTGTGGACGGAGCAGCAGCGCAGCGGCGTGGAGGCTTCCAACTACACGCTCGGCTGCATGATCGACTGTCTCGCGAGCAACGGGCTGATGGCCGAGGCCGTCGACCTCTTCGACAAGAGCGTCGCGGCAGGCTCTGCCgacgccgtcctcttctccatcttgGTCAAGGGCTTGGCCCGGTTCCGGAACCGCGGTGTGGAAGTCGCCCTCGGCGCGTACCGCCGCCtgaaggagagcgacgcggtCCCCGGCGCCGCAAAGGCCAGGGGGAACCCGTCCCCGAGTCGGCTCGGTGGcgtcgcggaggcgcgcgagagtcGCAGGCGCGGCGACAAGCGActgggaaacgagaagggcgGGGCTGTGCGCGCCCCGGCCGACGAGGACCAGACCTGCTACATGAAGGCACTGAACACCATCTCGTTCAATTCGCTCCTTCACCTATGCGTGAGGTCGGGGCGGCTCGCCGACGCCCTCGAACTCTTCAAAGACATGCAATCCCACCCGCATGCGCAGCCGGACCTGATCACCTACAGCACAGTCATCAAAGGCCTTTGCTGTTCGTCCAAGGAGCACGCGCTCGACGCCGCCCTCGGGCTCTTTGAGCAAATgcaaaaagacgcaaagaTCTCTCCCGACGCGATCGTGTACAACACCCTCATCCAGGGCGCCGCCACCCGACGAAACGTCACCCTCGTCGAGTCACTCCTTCTCCACATGCTCCAAAACAACGTCAAACCGAGCAGCTACACCCTGTGCCAATGCGTGAAGCTCTATG gCAAGTGTGGCGACCTCGCTCGGGCCCTCGAGCTGGCGCTGGAGCTTCCGCGCCGCTTCAACTTCGCCATGGACAGCTACGTGTACACGGCGTTgatcgctgcatgcactcacAACCGGGCGCCGTTTTTGGCGGCCACGCTGGCGCTGCAGGCTACCCAGGAGAACCAGGAGTTGCCGCCGGCTCTGTTGTTGCGGTTGGCGAATCACCTCCAGCAGCAACGCGAcctcgccgagagagaagcgatgAATTCGAGTCTCCGCAACTTGCCGTTGCTCAAGAACTTGTGCCTCAGCGAGCCGACTGGGAAGGCCCTTGGTCTCTTTGGGCGCAGCCTGTCCCCCGCGGATGAGGCTAAGACGACCGTGGACGCCATCATCAGATTGCTCAAGCGCGCAGTTGGAGCCGTTGGGTGTGCTCCCGGGGCGAAGGAACGCGGCGACGAGTTCGCGTCGCTGGTGCACACTCCTTTTCCCGGCGAGGGCCAGAAGGAGGCTGTGCCCGGGGGCTTCCCGAACGGCCGGAATGCCGGGGCTGCGAACAGCAAGCGCTCGAAGCGCGGCACTGCCCCGCCTCCtgcagacagagagcgaggcgagagaagtgAAAAGCAAGGGGTATTCGGGACGACCAAGCGAAAGGCGGGCAGGGGCCAGGAGAGTTGCGAGGACGACGTCTACGGCGTAACTGCGCACGTCAACGTGCGCGGGTTCGTGCGGCAGGGAAGCGACAACTCCCACAAAGGGTACCCCCCTcaacggagacagcctggAAACGCTGGGCCGCCGCCCGCGTACGGAAAGGGcccggcgcatgcaccgagGGCGGGCGGCATGCCCCGTGGAGGCGGCGGCTTTGAGAGAGGCGTCAGCTGGCAAGCGAACCAGGTCGAGGCTGACGTGCCCCTGAACTTTGGCTGCGACGGGAAGCGCCACGTCCAGGCCAAACACGGCAACGGGGCGTCTTCGAGCGCAATCACGGCGGTCGGCATCTCCAAGGAAGCAGCAAAGGGTGGACGGAAGGGACCCTCgggcggccgaggcgccggaCGCAACTCGGGGCGCGCTTTCGATGGCAGGACAACTGGTCTCCCGGACAAGGCCGAGAATGTGTGCAAAGAGAAGGACTTTCGCAGCCGCATGGGGCATGTGTGCCTGCACTCGCACGCAAGCTTGTGA